Proteins from one Natrinema salinisoli genomic window:
- a CDS encoding PGF-CTERM sorting domain-containing protein — protein MSFSNQTKTIIGIAFLTVALAAMAAVGMAAVTDMANEQVQFDNESNLTVGVTWNESAASDATADVTVQYEDAYVIDNDTVTDSHLNSTTLSGTTAEFDTANVTDGTSYDVELDSSATTVTVPASEINETDGTVDLSQHTSDSLTSDDTILSATVMADDVISDSFTANPGNETNATYTEDDNLTDGTMYRVIVSADDTEADSVTVDDGSIGGIFGGSDGSPGFGVGVAIAAIGTAGAVARRKSGGS, from the coding sequence ATGAGTTTTTCAAACCAAACCAAGACGATTATCGGAATCGCCTTCCTGACGGTCGCTCTCGCGGCGATGGCGGCGGTTGGGATGGCGGCAGTGACGGACATGGCGAACGAACAAGTGCAGTTCGACAACGAATCGAACCTGACGGTCGGCGTCACCTGGAACGAGTCGGCTGCTTCGGACGCGACCGCCGACGTGACGGTTCAGTACGAAGACGCGTACGTGATCGACAACGACACGGTGACCGACTCGCACCTGAACAGTACGACCCTGAGCGGAACGACCGCCGAGTTCGACACGGCCAACGTGACGGACGGCACCAGCTACGATGTCGAGCTCGACTCGAGCGCGACGACGGTGACCGTCCCGGCCTCGGAGATCAACGAGACCGACGGCACCGTTGACCTGTCGCAACACACGTCCGACTCGCTCACTTCCGACGATACGATTCTCTCGGCAACGGTCATGGCCGACGACGTGATTAGCGACTCGTTCACTGCTAATCCGGGCAACGAAACGAACGCGACCTACACCGAGGACGACAACCTGACCGACGGGACGATGTACCGAGTCATCGTCTCCGCCGACGACACGGAAGCCGATTCCGTCACCGTCGACGACGGCTCGATCGGGGGCATCTTCGGCGGGTCCGACGGCTCGCCCGGCTTCGGGGTCGGCGTCGCGATCGCGGCGATCGGGACGGCCGGCGCGGTCGCTCGTCGCAAGAGCGGAGGGTCGTAG
- a CDS encoding DUF5677 domain-containing protein, translated as MSDDEILGDHRWKRTTLVPPFVDSLGDNLEYVRWKTEMVPEILWIGTILEQYGPELTADIVIACADKAKSKFSNGTYILSSDYSDLTESDFEELRADLKSDHLEKIESSLQPLVKHYPDHPQTGLIGDQQEDDPLQDEEIDDQELSQIAELVTELSDRRSKLSMYAQGIYVGTMLMTGELKISKGVEFVDINEVFDYPDTPESRKAGSAVRAAVSSFQGIRSSDDERSDWATKFWERGFELTECIFPHELDEESNREEADQEANIKQPDEELFEKLASFGFEYEESLKHTIIDLWFEAPKDPEFTGKNEVLDGLLMRQVSLVSNLATSPSLWNTDIAGIIIRCMVENQITLEWFNQNGDKEDYKSFIDYGLGQEKLMLEHYQRLQDEIDVPNEIGVGLERMEDRLEAQRYKHLIPVDVGHWADKNTRQLAKEADCKDLYDLRFQQHNPAVHGSWDFIQQNYLVKCHNPLHQFHQIPQFQPLPKLPFAIVEAGNMMNRSLDSWREARGIDQEFEVLDLSESVREILSESESFEDMPL; from the coding sequence ATGAGTGATGATGAAATATTAGGCGATCACCGTTGGAAACGGACTACTCTGGTCCCACCATTCGTTGACTCGCTTGGTGATAACCTAGAGTATGTCCGTTGGAAAACGGAGATGGTCCCTGAAATATTGTGGATTGGAACGATTTTAGAACAATATGGACCAGAGTTAACAGCAGATATTGTAATAGCCTGCGCCGATAAAGCTAAAAGTAAATTCTCAAATGGAACATACATTCTATCAAGTGATTATAGTGATCTCACCGAATCTGATTTTGAAGAGCTAAGAGCAGATCTCAAGAGTGACCATCTAGAAAAGATTGAATCGTCACTCCAACCTCTGGTAAAGCATTATCCAGATCATCCTCAGACAGGGCTAATAGGTGATCAACAGGAAGACGACCCACTACAGGATGAGGAAATAGATGATCAAGAACTATCGCAGATTGCAGAGTTAGTGACTGAGCTATCAGACAGGAGGTCCAAATTGTCTATGTATGCTCAAGGGATCTATGTTGGGACTATGTTAATGACTGGTGAATTAAAAATTTCAAAGGGTGTCGAATTTGTAGATATAAATGAAGTATTTGACTATCCAGATACACCAGAATCTCGGAAAGCAGGATCAGCAGTCCGGGCAGCAGTCTCCTCATTTCAGGGTATAAGATCCTCTGATGATGAACGGTCCGATTGGGCAACAAAATTTTGGGAGAGAGGTTTCGAATTAACAGAATGTATTTTCCCACATGAGTTAGATGAAGAGAGTAATCGAGAAGAGGCCGATCAGGAAGCGAATATAAAACAGCCAGACGAAGAACTTTTTGAGAAGTTAGCATCATTTGGATTTGAATATGAGGAAAGTTTAAAACATACGATTATTGACTTGTGGTTTGAAGCGCCAAAAGATCCAGAATTCACAGGGAAAAACGAGGTTTTAGATGGACTTCTTATGAGACAAGTTAGTCTGGTTTCAAATTTAGCTACTTCACCTTCTCTCTGGAATACAGACATAGCAGGCATTATTATAAGATGCATGGTAGAAAACCAAATAACGCTTGAATGGTTCAACCAGAACGGCGACAAAGAAGACTACAAGTCATTTATTGACTATGGATTGGGTCAAGAAAAGTTGATGCTGGAACATTACCAACGATTACAGGATGAGATTGATGTTCCTAATGAGATAGGGGTAGGACTGGAAAGAATGGAAGACCGTTTGGAAGCGCAGCGGTACAAGCACTTGATACCTGTTGATGTTGGCCACTGGGCGGATAAAAATACAAGACAACTTGCTAAAGAAGCGGACTGTAAGGATCTCTACGACTTGAGATTCCAACAGCATAATCCCGCTGTTCATGGCTCCTGGGATTTCATCCAACAGAACTACTTAGTTAAATGCCATAATCCGTTGCATCAGTTCCACCAGATTCCACAATTCCAACCACTACCAAAACTACCATTTGCAATCGTTGAAGCGGGTAATATGATGAATCGAAGTTTAGACAGTTGGAGAGAAGCACGTGGAATTGACCAAGAATTTGAGGTCTTAGATCTTTCAGAGTCTGTTCGGGAAATCCTCAGCGAAAGTGAGTCCTTTGAGGATATGCCTCTGTAG
- a CDS encoding nucleotide pyrophosphohydrolase produces MNEDLTELQDRQQQFIDERDWEKFHTPKSLAMAISVEASELVEVFQWHDNLPAEEYEQDAEIENAVEEELADIVIYCLSMAAEFDIDLETAVAHKLTENENRFNRETSEAIRRNLQEWNE; encoded by the coding sequence ATGAACGAAGATCTCACTGAGCTCCAAGACAGACAGCAGCAGTTTATCGACGAACGTGATTGGGAGAAGTTTCATACCCCAAAGAGCCTCGCAATGGCTATTTCAGTTGAAGCGAGTGAACTCGTAGAAGTATTCCAATGGCACGACAATCTACCTGCTGAGGAATACGAACAGGATGCCGAGATCGAAAATGCGGTAGAAGAGGAACTCGCCGATATCGTGATTTATTGTCTTAGCATGGCAGCCGAGTTCGATATCGATCTCGAGACAGCAGTAGCACACAAGTTAACGGAAAACGAGAATAGATTCAATCGGGAGACATCAGAAGCGATCCGACGGAATCTGCAAGAGTGGAATGAGTAG
- a CDS encoding HNH endonuclease: MTEPTNIFLAPCSREQKQGTYRHFQNTVLDGVDPSKYAEIPDSNLKSIAVWGVVSGNKSAWDVMEPGDRVLFYTKRKVYTHAATVVEKQQSDTLAEKLWTPYDEGRRVADVSEGWPYVFYLTDVERVDISSEAFHADIGWSTFYPQSFTRVIDKRRKLLLDKYGSLTEALRQHRKQELGTAPEAIEEETETILEESSIEPPELTESEVEFTEAERRVRSSAFRQAVREAYNETCAICGSQRRSPAGNPEVEAAHIYPKSEGGSDDVRNGLALCKLHHWAFDTGWVSVTDDHQIIVRDKPGSECHGDLIEFDSEYLYLPDQEENHPHPIFLEEHRKRHGFEEY, encoded by the coding sequence ATGACTGAGCCGACCAATATTTTCCTTGCACCTTGTAGTCGAGAACAGAAACAGGGGACGTACAGACACTTTCAGAATACCGTATTGGACGGTGTTGACCCGAGTAAGTACGCTGAGATCCCAGATTCTAATCTCAAGTCTATAGCAGTATGGGGTGTCGTAAGCGGAAATAAATCAGCATGGGATGTGATGGAACCCGGAGATAGAGTGCTCTTCTACACGAAGAGGAAGGTCTACACGCACGCAGCGACTGTCGTTGAGAAGCAACAGAGCGACACGCTCGCTGAGAAGCTCTGGACGCCTTATGATGAAGGGCGGCGCGTTGCTGATGTGTCCGAGGGATGGCCGTACGTCTTCTACTTGACCGATGTGGAGCGTGTCGACATCTCCTCGGAAGCCTTCCACGCAGATATCGGATGGTCAACTTTCTATCCACAGAGTTTCACTCGCGTGATCGACAAGCGCCGAAAGCTATTGCTAGACAAGTACGGAAGCCTCACCGAAGCACTTCGCCAGCACCGAAAGCAAGAGCTCGGTACGGCACCCGAAGCCATCGAAGAGGAAACGGAAACTATTCTCGAGGAATCCTCAATTGAACCGCCGGAATTGACGGAGTCAGAGGTAGAATTCACTGAGGCGGAGCGGCGTGTACGATCATCTGCTTTCCGACAAGCAGTCCGTGAGGCGTACAACGAGACTTGTGCTATTTGTGGCTCACAGCGGCGATCTCCAGCAGGTAACCCAGAGGTGGAAGCTGCCCACATCTATCCGAAAAGTGAAGGGGGGAGTGACGACGTTCGAAATGGACTTGCACTCTGTAAGTTGCATCACTGGGCATTCGACACCGGGTGGGTTTCAGTGACTGACGATCACCAGATCATAGTGCGCGACAAACCCGGATCTGAATGCCATGGTGATCTAATCGAATTCGACAGCGAGTACCTCTATCTGCCTGACCAAGAGGAGAACCATCCCCATCCAATTTTTCTAGAAGAGCATCGGAAACGCCACGGGTTTGAGGAGTACTGA
- a CDS encoding transcription initiation factor IIB, with translation MSHVETLDESQKTPDNIQDCPECESDNLVKDSDRGELICEDCGLVVEEEQIDPGPEWRAFNHQERQEKSRVGAPTTQTMHDKGLTTTIDWKDKDAYGRSISSKKRSQMHRLRKWQERIRTKDAGERNLQFALSEIDRMASALGMPRPVREVASVIYRRALKEDLIRGHSIEGVATSALYAACRKEGIPRSLEEISEVSRVEREEIGRTYRYISQELGLEMRPIDPKKYVPRFCSELELSEEVQTKANEIIEKTAEEGLLSGKSPTGYAAAAIYAASLLCNEKKTQREVADVAQVTEVTLRNRYQEQIEAMGIHG, from the coding sequence ATGTCACATGTCGAAACTCTCGATGAATCCCAGAAGACACCAGACAATATTCAAGACTGCCCCGAGTGTGAATCGGATAATCTCGTTAAGGACTCCGACCGGGGTGAGCTCATCTGTGAAGACTGTGGGCTCGTCGTGGAGGAAGAACAGATCGATCCTGGCCCGGAGTGGCGGGCGTTCAATCACCAGGAACGACAGGAGAAGTCCCGCGTCGGCGCGCCGACGACGCAGACGATGCACGACAAGGGACTGACGACGACGATCGACTGGAAGGACAAAGACGCCTACGGACGCTCGATTTCTTCGAAAAAGCGCAGCCAGATGCATCGGCTGCGTAAGTGGCAGGAACGCATCCGGACCAAAGACGCCGGCGAACGGAATCTACAGTTCGCGCTCAGCGAGATCGATCGGATGGCTTCCGCGCTCGGTATGCCGCGGCCGGTCCGCGAGGTCGCGTCGGTGATCTACCGCCGCGCGCTCAAGGAAGATCTCATCCGCGGCCATTCGATCGAAGGCGTCGCAACATCGGCGCTGTACGCCGCCTGTCGAAAGGAGGGAATCCCGCGAAGCCTTGAGGAAATCTCGGAAGTCTCCCGTGTTGAACGCGAAGAGATCGGTCGTACGTATCGATACATCTCACAGGAACTCGGCCTCGAGATGCGTCCCATCGACCCGAAAAAGTACGTCCCCCGATTCTGTTCCGAACTCGAACTGTCCGAAGAGGTCCAGACCAAGGCCAACGAGATCATCGAGAAGACGGCCGAGGAAGGGCTGCTCTCCGGGAAGTCACCGACCGGGTACGCCGCGGCCGCGATCTACGCTGCGTCCCTGCTCTGCAACGAGAAGAAGACCCAGCGAGAAGTCGCCGATGTTGCACAGGTGACCGAGGTAACGCTCCGGAACCGATACCAGGAGCAGATCGAAGCGATGGGGATCCACGGTTAG